The Mucilaginibacter yixingensis genome window below encodes:
- a CDS encoding TonB-dependent receptor, producing the protein MQNNADIKVGYAPALYQTLRRYFKILLLFLVPLSAAAQQNPPIINSKLVGRVLDGATKDPLPGAVVRIEGTTHVVSTDIDGKFQFVTGQKFPYTLVVTFIGYEQQKITANGSPITVELKATTNQLNDVVVVGYGTQKRKDITGSIASLSPAALQQTVASPDRVLQGNVSGIQVTQATGQPGAGATVQIRGVNSINAVAEPLYVIDGFPTSNSNSLTDAGVTNGPKINPLASLNTADIESIEVLKDASATAIYGTRGANGVIIITTKKGKAGVSSVSYDASYGWQKVTKTISLLNADQWGALRNDALVNSGKSTQTADQLNPYHVNTDWQAAAFRTAGQQNHSLSILSGTEKTRLAFSGNYFKQNGVLNNTNFERFAGRVNVEHDYNDDFKISSNVTVSRTSAQVAPAGVVPAILLMTPTTPIYNADGTFFLKNIFEGVYGNPINTLYNQLNTTTTNRILGNIAGDYRFSQHLTARVLFGVDIIDNKQNRYLPSTVYEGSGYGGLGEVGSLFSTNWLNENTVTYNNKFGKHSLTVLGGFTQQQFKAQGSVTGSSGFVSDYSAYNNLGSGAVTSITAGGFAIAPSSSASAWALNSFLGRVNYGFDGKYLLTLTLRADGSSKFAPGHQWATFPSAAIAWNASDEDWVRNTSAISQLKFRLSAGSTGNSDIPAYQSYSQLGYYRYNFGGTTVAGFAPNSLSNPNLTWEKTAQYDFGIDLGLLKDRISLVTDVYYKKTTNLLLYLPLPATSGLTVITNTAITNPQQYENVGSVENKGFELGINTRNLIGDFKWNTSIVFAVNRNKVLSLGGNGVNQFIPDSSLPSILRVGQPIGSFIGYKTNGLIKAGGPALTPAANTSPGGQAYQDLNGDGKITQADDRTILGNAQPKFTGGITNTFTYKGVDLSVFLQTSYGNKIYNQQRGVLELGTGYTNATTTLLNRWTPTNTNTDVHSAFQDPAATISDRFLEDGSYLRLKNLTLGYTFPQSLLKISKIKKVRLYVTATNLITWTKYTGYDPEVSSNEQSVINLGVDNGAYPNSKSILAGLSVTL; encoded by the coding sequence CAAAAGATAACGGCCAACGGCAGCCCTATTACCGTTGAGTTAAAGGCCACCACCAACCAGCTAAATGACGTGGTGGTGGTAGGCTATGGTACGCAGAAACGTAAAGATATTACCGGCTCCATTGCGTCTTTATCTCCGGCGGCGCTGCAGCAAACAGTGGCCTCGCCCGATAGGGTTTTACAAGGCAACGTTTCCGGCATACAGGTAACGCAGGCTACCGGTCAGCCAGGAGCTGGCGCCACAGTGCAGATCAGGGGGGTAAACTCCATCAATGCCGTGGCCGAGCCATTGTACGTGATAGATGGTTTCCCAACCTCTAACAGTAATTCACTAACTGATGCTGGCGTAACCAACGGACCGAAAATTAACCCGCTGGCATCACTCAATACGGCAGATATTGAAAGTATCGAGGTGCTGAAAGATGCATCGGCCACTGCCATCTATGGTACACGCGGCGCAAACGGGGTGATTATCATCACCACAAAAAAAGGTAAGGCAGGTGTGTCATCCGTTAGTTACGATGCCAGTTATGGCTGGCAAAAGGTTACCAAAACCATCTCGCTGCTCAATGCTGATCAGTGGGGGGCTTTGCGTAACGACGCCTTAGTGAACAGCGGCAAATCAACCCAAACAGCCGATCAACTGAATCCATACCACGTAAACACCGATTGGCAGGCTGCTGCCTTCCGCACTGCTGGTCAACAGAATCACTCGCTGTCTATCCTCTCGGGTACAGAGAAAACGCGTCTGGCTTTTTCGGGTAATTATTTTAAGCAGAACGGTGTACTTAACAATACCAACTTTGAACGCTTTGCCGGCCGGGTAAATGTGGAGCACGATTATAACGATGACTTCAAAATATCAAGCAATGTTACCGTTAGTCGTACCTCGGCACAAGTGGCTCCTGCGGGTGTGGTGCCTGCCATTTTATTAATGACGCCAACTACGCCGATTTATAATGCCGATGGTACCTTCTTCCTGAAAAATATTTTTGAAGGTGTTTATGGCAACCCCATCAATACGCTTTATAATCAACTGAATACTACCACCACCAACCGCATACTGGGAAACATTGCCGGCGATTATCGCTTTTCTCAACACTTAACCGCACGGGTATTATTCGGGGTAGATATCATCGACAACAAACAGAACCGTTACCTGCCATCGACTGTTTATGAGGGTTCTGGCTATGGTGGTTTGGGCGAGGTAGGCAGCTTATTTTCTACCAACTGGCTGAATGAGAATACCGTTACCTACAATAATAAATTTGGCAAGCATTCGCTTACCGTGCTGGGTGGTTTTACGCAGCAGCAGTTTAAGGCGCAGGGGTCTGTAACCGGTTCATCTGGTTTTGTGAGCGATTACTCAGCCTATAACAACCTGGGTTCTGGCGCGGTAACATCTATCACCGCAGGTGGCTTTGCTATCGCACCGTCATCATCTGCCAGTGCCTGGGCGCTTAACTCTTTTCTGGGTAGAGTAAACTATGGCTTTGATGGCAAGTATTTGCTTACCCTAACCTTACGTGCTGACGGCTCATCAAAATTTGCACCGGGACACCAATGGGCCACGTTCCCTTCAGCAGCCATCGCCTGGAACGCCAGCGATGAGGATTGGGTACGCAACACCAGCGCTATCAGTCAGCTTAAATTCCGTTTAAGCGCGGGCAGTACTGGTAATAGCGATATTCCTGCCTATCAATCTTACTCGCAGCTGGGTTACTACCGCTATAATTTTGGCGGTACTACGGTTGCTGGCTTTGCGCCAAACAGTTTATCAAACCCAAACCTCACCTGGGAGAAAACTGCTCAGTATGATTTTGGTATCGATCTGGGTTTGCTCAAAGACCGCATCAGCCTGGTTACCGATGTTTATTACAAAAAAACCACCAACCTACTGCTTTATCTGCCGCTACCGGCAACCAGCGGTTTGACGGTTATTACCAATACGGCCATTACCAACCCGCAGCAGTATGAAAACGTGGGTTCGGTAGAAAATAAGGGCTTTGAATTAGGCATTAACACCCGCAACCTGATTGGCGATTTTAAATGGAACACCAGCATTGTGTTTGCCGTTAACCGCAATAAAGTGCTTAGCCTGGGGGGTAATGGGGTAAATCAGTTTATTCCAGATTCATCACTGCCGTCTATTCTGCGCGTGGGGCAGCCAATCGGCTCTTTCATCGGCTACAAAACCAATGGGTTAATTAAAGCCGGCGGACCGGCACTTACCCCGGCTGCCAATACTTCGCCAGGCGGCCAGGCTTACCAGGACTTAAACGGCGACGGCAAAATTACCCAGGCAGATGATCGCACTATTCTGGGTAACGCGCAGCCTAAGTTTACGGGGGGTATCACCAATACGTTCACTTACAAAGGAGTAGACCTGTCGGTGTTCTTGCAGACATCTTACGGTAACAAGATCTACAATCAGCAGCGCGGTGTGTTAGAACTGGGTACCGGTTACACCAACGCTACCACCACTTTGCTAAACCGCTGGACGCCAACCAACACCAATACCGATGTGCACAGCGCATTCCAGGACCCGGCGGCAACCATATCAGACCGGTTTTTGGAAGATGGTTCTTACCTGCGCCTCAAAAACCTGACGCTGGGCTACACCTTCCCGCAATCGTTGCTGAAAATCTCTAAGATTAAAAAAGTGCGCCTGTATGTTACCGCCACTAACCTCATCACCTGGACAAAATATACCGGGTATGACCCCGAGGTGAGCAGTAACGAGCAATCGGTTATTAACCTTGGTGTAGATAACGGGGCTTATCCAAACAGCAAATCTATCCTGGCTGGCCTTTCGGTAACCCTTTAA